From Coffea arabica cultivar ET-39 chromosome 10e, Coffea Arabica ET-39 HiFi, whole genome shotgun sequence, one genomic window encodes:
- the LOC113711631 gene encoding pathogen-related protein-like, giving the protein MAVEAEKTKYRSYLSEEEEVKNIHWRYGPPNYDLVDKLFEEGRTKIWPAGSLEDKVQRLVKTWEMEVFHKANPAEYKTIDTKNYTISVNGRKPLTIEEKGKLGGGYNVLLQTALPEEFRAYDPAKETMESALKVFRTTFPRGFALEILHVYSGPPVIVYKFRHWGFMEGPFKGNSPTGEMVEFFGMAIFELNENSKVVKVQFFYDPGQLLEGLLKGKPSDEYKIEAPSTCPFLLQQSNLDK; this is encoded by the exons ATGGCAGTTGAAGCAGAAAAAACTAAGTACAGGTCCTATCTTAGTGAAGAAGAAGAGGTGAAGAACATCCACTGGAGATATGGTCCTCCTAATTATGATCTTGTAGACAAGCTCTTTGAAGAAGGCCGAACTAAG ATATGGCCTGCTGGATCGCTCGAAGACAAAGTGCAGAGGCTGGTGAAAACATGGGAAATGGAGGTTTTCCACAAAGCCAACCCTGCTGAGTATAAGACAATAGATACAAAGAATTATACTATCAGCGTCAATG GAAGGAAACCTCTAACCatagaagaaaaaggaaaactagGGGGAGGCTACAATGTGCTATTGCAAACCGCCTTGCCAGAGGAATTCCGGGCTTATGATCCAGCTAAAGAAACCATGGAATCAGCTCTCAAGGTTTTCAGGACTACATTTCCACGTGGATTCGCTCTGGAGATCCTTCACGTATATTCAGGGCCGCCGGTGATAGTATACAAGTTCAGGCATTGGGGTTTCATGGAAGGTCCTTTTAAAGGAAATTCCCCAACCGGAGAAATGGTTGAATTTTTTGGGATGGCCATTTTTGAG TTGAATGAGAACTCCAAGGTTGTGAAGGTGCAGTTCTTCTACGACCCTGGACAACTACTTGAAGGCCTTCTGAAGGGCAAACCATCTGATGAATATAAGATTGAGGCACCTTCTACCTGCCCATTTTTGCTACAGCAGAGTAACTTAGACAAATGA